A window of Cryptomeria japonica chromosome 3, Sugi_1.0, whole genome shotgun sequence contains these coding sequences:
- the LOC131874253 gene encoding uncharacterized protein LOC131874253, whose product MIGGEEMKVGIQRGSRGGTIPRYSPPHRKGKEQPFIMSHYNPLFETKVEEKTRNSDNGNERNRQRETNRGENRDQNNTRHWNNENLNQNNTRNNDRRNQNNGGRNDNNQNHNARYKAPMTIERYRQLDFSGIVRYPNPIQNELRTSIPKFTGNGTESAEQHVINLKNTIEEFEVPREDVFMKLFVQSLTEDASEWYRGLPDGQIASWQDFVTQFIEEFRDHNDTSFASHE is encoded by the coding sequence ATGATAGGCGGAGAAGAGATGAAGGTGGGGATACAAAGAGGTTCAAGGGGTGGAACAATCCCTAGATATAGCCCTCCTCATCGAAAAGGTAAAGAACAACCTTTCATCATGAGTCACTACAATCCACTATTTGaaactaaagttgaagaaaaaactAGAAATAGTGACAATGGAAATGAAAGAAACCGACAGCGGGAAACAAACCGTGGAGAAAATAGAGATCAGAACAATACAAGACATTGGAATAATGAAAATCTAAACCaaaataacacaagaaacaatgataggagaaatcaaaacaatgGAGGGAGAAATGATAATAATCAAAATCACAATGCTAGATACAAAGCACCTATGACTATTGAAAGATACAGACAACTGGATTTTAGTGGCATAGTGAGATATCCAAATCCTATTCAGAATGAATTAAGGACATCCATTCCAAAATTCACTGGAAATGGGACAGAATCAGCCGAACAACACGTGATTAATTTGAAAAATACCATTGAAGAGTTTGAGGTTCCTCGTGAAGATGTGTTCATGAAATTATTTGTGCAATCCCTGACTGAAGATGCTAGTGAATGGTATAGAGGCCTGCCTGACGGGCAGATTGCAAGTTGGCAAGATTTTGTAACACAATTCATTGAAGAATTCAGAGATCATAACGATACATCATTTGCCTCTCATGAATAA